GCTGCCCGATCTCGGTTCCCGCGTTCATGAGGGTAGGGGAGTTCGGGAGGAAGCGGAGCGAGAGCATTGCCTCGAAAAACCGGGCCTTGTCGTTCTCGTCCTCCGCCAGGGCCGATGCGACCCTGCGGCAGATGTCTTCGTAGGTCTTCTCTCCTTTACGGAGGTAGCGTGCAGAGAGGATACTGTCAACGACGGATGGTGCATTCATGGCGGGACCTTTAAGCTGTTTTATGGAAGCGTTAAAAAGGATTATTCAACGGATGAAATATTGCTCATGTTCGGCATTATAGGTTGTTGTCTGCTGTGCGCGAAAGACCGGCGGCAGCGCCGTCATATGCCGGCACCGGGGCCGGGCCGTACCGGACGGGGAAGTCCGCGCGAAACCTCCGGGCGGGTTTCCGGGATCGTGCATCAGCACCCGGTTAAGTCCACATTCACATCGGCGAGGATCCGGCTGTACCTCTTCGGGTCTGCGTCGAACTGCTTCTTGCAGTAATTGCAGCAGAAATAATAGTCGGTTCCTTTGTAGGTGCTCACAAACGGGTTGTTCTCCTCATCAACGATCATAAAGCAGACCGGGTCGGTGGCCATGGCATGTTACTCCTGTATCGTAATGTTCCATCTCTTGCCGCAGTTAGATAAAGGTGCGGAAATGGTACGCTGGCACGTGACAAAGAAGGATTTTCTTATCCAACATCCTTGTGCTTTTCATGGACCGGCAGGAGCACATCCATATCATCGGCGCGGGGGAGCAGATCGAAGCGGCCTGTGCGGCGGCCATGAATGAGAAATTCACCCGGATGGAACAGACGCTGGACAACATTGAGCGTATCCTTGAAAAGGTGGAGGAATAACCGGGCTTCACCCGGGATCCTGGTACAACAGTGTATTACCTGACCCATGTCACCTTCGCGGGGTGCTTGTCGTGCGCCTCCGGCGTCTCGTCCGGGTACCCGAACACAATCGTTCCCACCGGGCTGTACCCCTCAGGGATACGGAAACCCGCCATGAGCTCCCGGTTCTCATAGGCAACCTCGGTCGAGCCGATCCAGCAGCTGCCGATGCCAAGCGCATGGGCGGCAAGCATCATGTTCTGTGCGCAGAGCGAGCAGTCGATCTCCTTAAACCGGCTCGCGGTCTTCCCGGCGATCAGAATAACGGTCGGGGCATGGTAGTAGATCGAGTACCCGGGGCTTTCGAGCATTGCCCGGAACGCATCGGACATCCCGTCGTGCGCATCCTTCATGTGCGCAATCATGATGGGTTTGGCGTATTCGGAGACCTTGTTTAGGAATTCCTGATCCTGCACCACCACAAATGCCCACGGCTGGAGGGCGAGGGCAGACGGTGCGTACGTCCCCGCTTTGAGGATCTCTGCAAGAACTGCGTCCGGTATCTGCTCCTTTTTGTATTTCCTGACACTGCGGCGTGTCATGAGTGCTTCGCGTGCTTCCATAACGGGATACCTCCTTTTAGGTACTGGTCTTCTTGCTGTACGGGGAGATGTGCTTTTTGGGCGTGCGGGTGCCTTTGGAGAGGAGATGTTACCTTACCCACCGGACCTTCTGCACAAGGTCTGGATCGATCCGGGCCGGCGCCGGGGGCACCTCTGCCGGGTACCCGAGCGGCGTGACTGCTACGAGCTCTTTTGTATCGGGAATGGAAAGGATCCGGCGCAATGCCTTCCCGTCCTGCAGCGGCCCGGTCATCCAGCAGGTGCCAAGCCCGAGCGCAGTAGCGGCCAAAAGGAGGTTTTCCATCGCAGCGCTCGCACTCTCCAGGTTTGCCCTGCGGAAATCTTCGGTATCCACCCTGTCGGTCAGGACCACGATCGCCACCGGGGCACCGCCATAGGTCTCGGCAAACCGGATAAACTCCTCCCGGGACAGGGAGCCGTGGCCGGAAGAAGCGGGGAGGTTCCGGGTCAGCTCTTCAATAACTGCCCCGAAGGAGATTCCCAGCTCCCGGATCGTCTCCGTTTTGGTCACCACGATAAACTCCCACTGCTGGCGGTTCATGGCAGACGGGGCCTGGTTCGCCGCATCGAGGATCTTTTTGATCTCCGTTTCCGGCACCGGGTCCGGCCGGTACTTCCGCACCGCCCGGCGGGCATGGACCGCTTCGAAGAGTTCCAGGCCCGGTCACTCCTTCTTACGGGGCTGTTCCCGGGATTCAGCGGCCTGCACCAGCCGGACGCCGAGATCGAAGGCCCGCCTGCAGTCCTGCGGGAAGATCTCCCTGTGGCGCTTCCGCCGTTCCTCCGGATCCGCGTAGGAATAGACCACCTTGTCGAAATCCGCAAACTGGAGCGTCTCGTTGCAGAAGAGGGTCTCTGACGTCTGCCCGAAGATCATCTTCAAGACGGCCGCATTTGCCCCGATGGGCCAGCAGTACTGATCCTTCATGATCTGTTCGGAGACGTTCATCGTATACACAAACGCCGTCGGGATC
This sequence is a window from Methanoregula sp. UBA64. Protein-coding genes within it:
- a CDS encoding YHS domain-containing protein, yielding MATDPVCFMIVDEENNPFVSTYKGTDYYFCCNYCKKQFDADPKRYSRILADVNVDLTGC
- a CDS encoding nitroreductase family protein; translation: MEAREALMTRRSVRKYKKEQIPDAVLAEILKAGTYAPSALALQPWAFVVVQDQEFLNKVSEYAKPIMIAHMKDAHDGMSDAFRAMLESPGYSIYYHAPTVILIAGKTASRFKEIDCSLCAQNMMLAAHALGIGSCWIGSTEVAYENRELMAGFRIPEGYSPVGTIVFGYPDETPEAHDKHPAKVTWVR
- a CDS encoding nitroreductase family protein, with the protein product MRKYRPDPVPETEIKKILDAANQAPSAMNRQQWEFIVVTKTETIRELGISFGAVIEELTRNLPASSGHGSLSREEFIRFAETYGGAPVAIVVLTDRVDTEDFRRANLESASAAMENLLLAATALGLGTCWMTGPLQDGKALRRILSIPDTKELVAVTPLGYPAEVPPAPARIDPDLVQKVRWVR